The genomic segment TTGAACGTTGAACTTTCTTAACTTAAATCCTAATTTAACCTTTAAAGAAGGCAAAGAGTATCCCTATGATGGCACCAATCTGCCCAACCCAAAAGATAAACATCCATTTGATCAGTTCTGATTTTACTTTCTCATCGTTGGTTTTCAGGGCTTCGATTCTCTCGATGAGTTCAGTCTTTATTTTTTCGTCGTTGATTCTCAGGCTTTCGATTTCGGATTTC from the Candidatus Neomarinimicrobiota bacterium genome contains:
- a CDS encoding DUF1640 domain-containing protein, with product NVIQFVEEKFEKRLSEELAKVRVELTERIEGVRTELKSEIESLRINDEKIKTELIERIEALKTNDEKVKSELIKWMFIFWVGQIGAIIGILFAFFKG